CCTGAAGGATTATAAGGAGACTCTGAATGCTGCTGGGCTTGTTCCCTCGGGATGGCTGGAGGAATACGAGGCGGAAGCTTCTTCCGAGGAGTTGAATCAGGATTATGGGACTGTTGGAGCTGGGGGCCACTAGGATGGTGGGTGCTGCCATCATAAAAAGATCTTGGTTCGGTAGGTATCTGTTCATCCGGTCTGTATGCATCGAAGGATGATGCATTGTAACTCTCCTGACGCTTGACTGGCTCACGAGATGTGCCAAATATGTCATTATAGACAGCATCTCTTTGCAAAGCATTCTGAACCGGAGCCATTATTGGAAGCTTAACAAAAGTCGATTCCAAAGAATCCGTAAATCGAAATGATCAACAGTTATGGAAAGGGGAAAATTTGTATTTCTTGCTTGCCACCAAAATAGATTGGTCTGCTGcttcaaatgaaaacaaaagttATATCAATTACAAGCTGCTTTAGAAATGAAATTAGGATGATAAACCAATCAGAAAACTCTATTGTGAATCTCCTTCTCGTAGCTCGGTTCTTCTAGTGTTGGTAGTGGCTTATGGCAATGTGTGTGCCCTGACATCTATCTGAGGAATCTAGAGAGTTTTGAGAACCGGCCGGGTCATGTGACTGAGTAAAGGCTACTACAAGAGGGGCTTCGGAAGCAATGAAACGAAGTGTAGGTCAGCGTTGAAAAATGAGGTAAAAAAGGAGGGGGATAAGAGTTTATGGGGGTGGTTACAAAAATCCTTGGCCTAGTAGAATAGGCGGAGAGctttgttttgaagagcTGTTGGTTCACTTGGGTTGTTGTCGAACCCACTGGTCACCATTTACGGTAATTATGTAAGCATCTATTTTGGACCTCCCTCGATCTCTCAACCTTGAGAGATTTCTGCCTCACCTCCGATACATTCTCGGATAGCTAGGTTGTCAACAGATACACGACACCGAAGATCTTTAGAAAGAGGGATCACGGTCAATCAACAATGCCAGTAAGTTATTGTTTTCCATTGTGTtaggaaaagaagaaattttGTACTAACCATGTAAGGCTTATCATTCCACGTTTCTTAACGAAAGCAGCGACTTTAGAGTTGTTGGTAACACAAGCATTCTCCCTATCAAAACCAAGTTTAGAGGCCCAGCTTATCCTTCCAACTCTGATTACGACATTATTGACGAATGTCTAGATTTGTTTAGGGCCAactcatttttcaaaaattttgagatCAAAGGACCTGCTGATAGGTTATTGATTTACGGAATTTTGTTCATTTCTAGCTGTTTGCAGCAATTGAAGTCGAATACTACCAAGAATGAGGCCGTTAGAATTCTAAGCAATCTCTCGTTGGATGACTTTTCGATCCCAGGAGACGTCGGATTTCCTTTGAATTCTCTTTATCAGCCACCAAGAGATAAGACCGAAGCTGACCTTCTCCGAGGCTATGTCCAGCAATTCAGGCAAGAACTGGCCACTCGATTGATTGAGAGATTGTACAGTGAAAGTGATTCCAAGCCATCCAAATATTGGCTTGCTTTCACTAGAAGGAGATTTATGAATAAGAGTTTGTAGTAATTGATCATGCCCAGTTGGGAGATTCCAACGGAGAGTAGCTCAAGGCTGCTCCATATCAAAAGTTATTTCTTGCGGAAATGTCAAAAATATAATGTAAACCGTTTACCTATCACGCAACTTCTTTCTCCACTTCTCCCCACCACCACAGAGGTACCCGCGCAAGTATGAAAGGGAACTCTACTCCAGTTTTCTACCCTTAGTATTGAACACCTCCACATCAGAAATGTCCACTCCGATTACGCCTCCACATCCCAACGCCAACTCGGAAGTTGACCTTACAAACATTAGAGAAATTCCTCGAGAATTGGAGAATGAGCTTCAATTGAACCCCGATCTTTCGGATGATGAGGAGGAGCCCATCAAAATAGAGCAAGACAAGAGCttcaaagaggaagacgTTTACAAGTCCGATACATTCAAGCAAGATTTAACCGAGGAACTTGTCTTGGATTTTAAACTTCCCTCTGGTTTGGGTCCAGCATTATCTCTCACACAACAAAGTAGATTCATTAGTTTCGTGGATGACAAGTTACTCcagattcaaagaaacttcatcaagtatctttcagaagaagactccACATACACATTAAGCCAACTGATTAGGCAAATAAATGAGACTATATCCATACTATGGTATTCAATTTTTAGAGTGGAACAGATTCCGGTAGTTTTTCACTCAGCCATTCTAGGGCGTAACTCCACGAGTTTGAACCATGCCTCATCTGTTGATTTATTTGGACAACCTCATTATTTTATAAGAATTATTGGCGACTTGATTGATTATGTGGAAAAATTTCCCCTTTCAAGTGTAGATGAGTTGAGAGAGCTATTAGCACTGGTTGCGAAGCTGGATAACGTGGTAATTGTACTAGTTGATCAAGACACAGTCTCCACACCTTCAGCGAAGAAAGATTTCATTGATAAAACCGAAAAGGTAAGGCTATTATCTCTGGCTACGCGGTTCAAGCTTTTATTGCTGTCAAAGTATGAGGAACTGAAAACTGTTCGTCATCCCATTACTGCAGAGTTTAATATCTGGCCGGAATATGATCAGCTAGTAGGTCAGGTTTATGAAGGGATAATAGATCGAACTTCTATATGATTCTTTAAAATTTGAGACACTTTTACGTCCTTTCACTCACCATCTCCTTCATTTCCCCACAACCCAACGAAAGCCTCATAGTAAATATCTAATATATTCTAAATCGCTAACATAATTTTTACGCTCCCACGCTCCTCTTACTCAAGATGGTATGGCCTTTCACATCTAAAAAAATACAGACTAGAGATGAGTTTAGGATACCCAACGACCTGGATGAACTGTTGAAGCAAGAAGAGCCAACTTTAAGTGAACGCGAGTTCAAATCAAATTTGAAACATCTTAGTGAGTTAACCAACCATAGACCAATAGATCCTAATCCAACTTTGGTACCCAAGGATTCAACTGCCGAAGAGCAATCGGAAATACTACCTTCAGAACCCAAGGATAAAATTTTTACGGTAAAGACAGCtttgtttgaaaatggTCCGTTGCTCCCAGATTCTAGACAAGATCCGAAGCCGTTGACTCAGGAACAACTAAAAAACGCCAGAGAGCTGAGCCAGTACAAGAGAGAAAATCCTTTACATGCCTCTGTACTAGTCAATTGTGCTGAGCTTCAATTGGCATTTTTGAACTGTTTGACAGATGGAAAATTTGCCGAAAGAATGAGAGGCTGTAATGTGAAAAATAATTTCTATCAAAGTTGTTTAACCAAACAGTCTatgattttcaaattttttgattacAATTCAATGACAAGTATCAGAGAGTTTGAGGAGATCAAATATGTTGCTGATAGTCTATTCACCAAGTATTATCAGTGTTATGATGATCTATtcgaagaagagaagaatgaaaagtttacTAAAGAACTTAGAGCAAAAAGAGAGGAGTTTCACAGTAAATTTGGTAAATAATTGTAAATATATTAATATGTGATAAGTTAAGATAAAATTTGTTTCTAGAAATCTGCTAGTTCCCTACGTGAAAATACGTATTCTTATTATCAATGTTAGTACGAGTTTCGCTCTAGAAGGTATGAATAATTATAGCattatatatatatatacaATTATCAACTATTAATCCTTGTCTACAGCAACTGACAAAGCTAACCAAGATACATATACGAACAACGTCTATTGGCTATCCTAAATATTCCAATCGTCTCTCCTCTCCATCAACTGGCGTTGAAAGTGGCTATCAACATCTCTTCGACATCCGGCATCCATCgaaaattcaaaaaaaaaattcctACCTAGTCCTTTCTATCCCATaatgaagatcaagacAATAAGTAGGTCATCAGACGCCTATGTTCCAGTGAGGAACACTGAGGAGTCTGCCATTCCCAGAAACTTAAACCCTGCACTGCAtccatttgaaagagcaAGAGAATATACGAAAGCTTTGACTGCTacaaagttggaaagaatgTTTGCCCAACCTTTCATCGGACA
This is a stretch of genomic DNA from Komagataella phaffii GS115 chromosome 3, complete sequence. It encodes these proteins:
- a CDS encoding Subunit of the ARP2/3 complex; amino-acid sequence: MPAYHSTFLNESSDFRVVGNTSILPIKTKFRGPAYPSNSDYDIIDECLDLFRANSFFKNFEIKGPADRLLIYGILFISSCLQQLKSNTTKNEAVRILSNLSLDDFSIPGDVGFPLNSLYQPPRDKTEADLLRGYVQQFRQELATRLIERLYSESDSKPSKYWLAFTRRRFMNKSL